The Calditrichota bacterium genomic sequence GGTAAAGCAATAACCCAACAGTCCTCATACACCCCAATGAATCGGGATGATTATACAAAAACTAACTCCATTTTGCAATACCAGACTTGTACCATCCCCATAATTCATTATGGGGATGAGCTAAGGATAATCTGACGAGGGTAAAGCAATAACCCAACAGTCCTCATACACCCCAATGAATCGGGATGATTATACAAAAACTAACTCCATTTTGCAATACCAAACTTGTACCATCCCCATAATTCATTATGGGGATAAGGTAAGGATGCGACTGGGCCTCCCCCCGGTGGCCTCTTATCCCAGCCATGTCCGAATCTTCTCCGTCACCGCTTCGGCCGTCAGTCCAAAATAATTGGCCAGATCTTTTGCCGGAGCCGAGGCACCAAATCGATTGATTCCAACCATAAGGGCGGATTTCCCCACTATTTCCGGCCAGATTGCGGAAACACCTGCTTCAATTACAACCCGCTTTGTCTGGGGTTCGCCCAAAACGGATTCCTGATAATCCCGTGGCTGTTGCAAAAATTGCCGGTCAGCGGGCATGGAAACCACCCGAATCTTCAATCCTTCATTTTCCAGACGCGTTTTTGCCTCAACGGCCAGGTGAAGTTCAGACCCCGTGGCCACCAGTACCAGGTCAGGGGTTCCGTTTACGGCATCGGAAACAATGTACCCCCCTTTGGAAAACTGATCAAATGTCACGGGCTGAGTACGCGAAATAGCGGGCACACCCTGCCGGGTCAAAATTAAGGCTGTGGGGCCATCTTGTCTCTGCAGGGCGAAAGCCCACGTAAGGGCAGTTTCCTCTGCATCCGCCGGACGCACCACCTGAAGATTGGGAATCACCCGCAGGGCTGCGATGTGTTCAACGGGCTGGTGCGTCGGGCCATCTTCTCCCACAAAAATACTGTCATGTGTAAACACATAAATAACCTGAATCCCCATCAAAGCGGACAGGCGAATGGTGGGGCGCATATAATCGGAAAAGACCAAAAACGTAGACCCAAACGGAATCCAGCTTCCGTAAAGGGAAAGCCCGTTTAAAATACTGCCCATGCCGTGTTCGCGAATACCAAAGTGAAAGTTTCGCCCGCTGAATGTTCCCGGTTCAATATCCCCTGCATTCTTAATGCCGGTTTTTGTGGACGGCTCCAGATCGGCTGATCCCCCCACAAGATTCGGAAGGAGTTCCGCTGCCTTTTGAAGCACCTTCCCCGAAAGAGCCCGTGTGGCGCCTTCCGTTCCCTTAACCGATTCCACCAATTGTTCAGCCAATTTTTCCGGAACGGCCTTTTTAAAATAGGCCTCCCATTGTCGGGCCTGATCCGGATGGGCCTGCTGCCAGTCCTGAAAACCGGCCTGCCAATTCTCATAATGGGACTTCAATTCAAATCGGCGGTTCTTAAAGACCATACGGACGTCTTCGGGCACATAAAAGGTCGGCTCCAGCGGCCACCCAAAATGTTCCTTCGTCAAACGAACCTCTTCTTCACCCAGAGGAGACCCGTGAACAGCCGACGTGTCCTGTTTGTTGGGGCTTCCAAAGCCGATGTGTGTTTTGGCAATAATCAGCGAGGGAGCGTCCTCAAACAAAATGGCCTGCTGCAGGGCTTGATCAATTTCCCGAACATTATGGCCGTCAATCTTTTGAATGTGCCATCCGTACGCTTCAAATCGCTTTCCCACATCCTCCGAAAATGTGAGGCTGGTTTTTCCTTCGATCGTGATGTGGTTGTCATCGTAAATGTAAATCAAATGGCCCAATTTCAGATGCCCGGCCAGAGAAGCGGCTTCGGAAGACACCCCTTCCATTAAATCCCCGTCACTCACAATTCCAAAAACCCGGTGTGTAACCGGTGAAAAATCAGGCGTATTAAACCGAGCGGCCATCATTTTGGCCGCAATGGCCATCCCCACACCGTTGCCAAACCCCTGCCCCAGAGGGCCGGTGGTGGTTTCCACCCCCGGAGTCAGTCCATATTCGGGGTGTCCGGGCGTCCGGCTGTGGAGCTGGCGGAATTGTTTCAGATCTTCGAGGGTCAAATCAAAACCGGCCAGGTGCAGCAACGCGTACAACAGCATGGAACCGTGCCCCGCAGACAGAACAAATCGATCCCGATTGGGCCAGTGGGGATCTTCGGGATTAAAGTTCAGGTAGCGCATCCACAACACCGCCGCGTAATCGGCCGCCCCCATGGGCAATCCAGGGTGGCCAGAATTGGCTTTCTGAATGGCGTCAACCGCAAGGAATCGAATCGTATTCGCAGTTAATTGAAGCAGTCCCTCATTCAAATCATTCATTTCCATAACGACATCCTCGATTAGTTTTATGGTTTTGATCCTATTTTTTTCAACATCACCTCAATCGCTTTTTCCAGTTGAGGAT encodes the following:
- the tkt gene encoding transketolase → MEMNDLNEGLLQLTANTIRFLAVDAIQKANSGHPGLPMGAADYAAVLWMRYLNFNPEDPHWPNRDRFVLSAGHGSMLLYALLHLAGFDLTLEDLKQFRQLHSRTPGHPEYGLTPGVETTTGPLGQGFGNGVGMAIAAKMMAARFNTPDFSPVTHRVFGIVSDGDLMEGVSSEAASLAGHLKLGHLIYIYDDNHITIEGKTSLTFSEDVGKRFEAYGWHIQKIDGHNVREIDQALQQAILFEDAPSLIIAKTHIGFGSPNKQDTSAVHGSPLGEEEVRLTKEHFGWPLEPTFYVPEDVRMVFKNRRFELKSHYENWQAGFQDWQQAHPDQARQWEAYFKKAVPEKLAEQLVESVKGTEGATRALSGKVLQKAAELLPNLVGGSADLEPSTKTGIKNAGDIEPGTFSGRNFHFGIREHGMGSILNGLSLYGSWIPFGSTFLVFSDYMRPTIRLSALMGIQVIYVFTHDSIFVGEDGPTHQPVEHIAALRVIPNLQVVRPADAEETALTWAFALQRQDGPTALILTRQGVPAISRTQPVTFDQFSKGGYIVSDAVNGTPDLVLVATGSELHLAVEAKTRLENEGLKIRVVSMPADRQFLQQPRDYQESVLGEPQTKRVVIEAGVSAIWPEIVGKSALMVGINRFGASAPAKDLANYFGLTAEAVTEKIRTWLG